In Miniphocaeibacter halophilus, the following proteins share a genomic window:
- a CDS encoding ABC transporter permease has protein sequence MLNYKLISKKLKKYNKKEYFQFNTSILIAFTLIFTFANLYMSNTLQKIMEYGTDSNQMIMSIFILCMVGCTMLVIYSAEVFLKYKSREIGVFISFGLTKKEFVKIIAKEILAIVIKLTLIAGILSLVFSFGIWKFFQIIYSKYTIENLSLNTKGIIIGIIFSLFIFVIVYLRLFIYIRRYDVMELMHSRSRTDKLKRLKKPYLYLGLILSVAGVSIGYFLPQWYTINFDKSAPSIFSLAYIFSFIGIYMVLYYFISNPKKSSKRLEKYYNNIAYYNITRLQGKQIIGSMFSMILIFGVFTFSFFNLVNQSGGLREEKMEYDFSIPLRLENSILDKNIIQEIAKEHKIGIGTYKEYEFSELLSGSNVRTWDDNAENIIEKVVEEYKYYEFISESEYNSLSNKKIDVEEGQYINLVRKNNKYNSWESDDDLQNIKSVDGKQMKVNYQETLEDDLLVDRGLSWNKRYILDDGDYEKLTRGISEGQKIKNIVFSIEGEKKFEFSEDVFDYILENSPKEMAVQTDYDKNLHKLVKNSGRQWYTVELEEYETEGAYLVSLNKDNSELQGNWKYYPRMNYYENTASFVLNLVKVLLCGFIVIIALTATVFITYNRASSIFFNNINLFKSMKKLGATNKNILRDIKTINRRTIIYPVIGGGILAFTIISIIILSQVPLGIEIIADLILLLMAYLIVIVVKQKALKNIEKAVVEKL, from the coding sequence ATGTTAAATTATAAATTAATAAGTAAAAAATTAAAAAAGTATAACAAAAAAGAATATTTTCAGTTTAATACCAGCATATTAATTGCTTTTACCTTAATATTTACATTTGCAAATCTCTACATGAGTAATACCTTACAGAAGATTATGGAGTATGGAACAGACTCTAACCAGATGATAATGTCAATCTTCATTTTATGTATGGTAGGCTGCACCATGCTTGTAATTTATTCGGCAGAGGTATTCTTAAAATATAAAAGTAGGGAGATAGGTGTTTTTATATCCTTTGGCCTAACAAAAAAAGAATTTGTAAAAATCATAGCAAAGGAAATACTAGCTATAGTTATAAAACTTACATTAATTGCAGGAATCTTGTCCCTAGTCTTTTCCTTTGGAATTTGGAAGTTTTTCCAAATAATCTATTCAAAATATACAATAGAAAATCTGTCTTTAAATACTAAAGGTATAATAATAGGAATTATATTTTCACTATTTATATTTGTAATAGTTTATCTAAGATTATTTATTTATATTAGACGATATGATGTTATGGAACTAATGCATTCAAGGTCAAGGACGGACAAGTTGAAAAGGCTGAAAAAACCATATTTATATTTAGGATTAATCCTAAGTGTTGCAGGAGTTTCAATAGGTTATTTTCTACCACAATGGTATACGATTAATTTTGATAAATCTGCACCGTCCATTTTTTCCCTAGCCTATATATTTTCATTTATAGGAATATATATGGTCCTCTATTACTTTATTTCCAATCCAAAAAAATCAAGTAAAAGATTGGAAAAATACTATAACAATATTGCTTATTACAATATTACAAGGCTTCAAGGAAAACAGATAATTGGCTCTATGTTTTCAATGATTTTAATATTTGGTGTATTTACCTTCTCCTTCTTTAACCTTGTAAACCAAAGTGGAGGATTAAGGGAAGAAAAAATGGAATATGATTTTTCTATACCACTAAGACTGGAAAATAGCATCTTAGATAAAAATATAATACAAGAAATAGCTAAAGAACATAAGATAGGAATTGGAACTTACAAGGAATATGAATTTAGTGAACTATTGTCCGGAAGTAATGTTAGAACTTGGGATGACAATGCTGAAAATATTATAGAAAAAGTAGTTGAGGAATACAAATATTATGAATTTATTTCTGAGTCTGAATACAATAGTCTATCTAATAAGAAGATAGATGTAGAAGAAGGCCAATATATAAATCTTGTTAGAAAAAATAATAAATATAATTCATGGGAGTCAGACGATGATTTACAAAATATTAAGTCAGTAGATGGAAAACAGATGAAGGTGAACTACCAAGAGACTTTGGAAGATGACCTTTTAGTAGACAGAGGATTGTCATGGAATAAAAGGTATATTTTAGACGATGGGGACTATGAAAAACTAACAAGGGGTATTTCAGAAGGACAAAAGATTAAGAACATAGTATTTAGCATAGAAGGGGAGAAAAAGTTTGAATTTTCTGAAGATGTTTTTGACTATATTTTAGAAAATTCCCCAAAAGAAATGGCGGTACAAACAGACTATGATAAAAATCTTCACAAGCTGGTAAAAAACTCCGGTAGGCAATGGTATACAGTAGAGCTTGAAGAATATGAAACAGAAGGGGCCTATCTTGTAAGCTTGAACAAGGATAATTCTGAATTACAAGGAAATTGGAAGTACTATCCGAGAATGAATTATTATGAAAACACAGCTTCCTTTGTACTAAATCTGGTAAAGGTCTTATTGTGTGGTTTTATAGTAATAATAGCCTTAACGGCAACTGTTTTTATAACCTATAATAGGGCAAGTTCGATATTTTTCAACAATATTAATCTTTTTAAGAGTATGAAGAAACTAGGAGCAACAAATAAGAATATATTAAGAGACATTAAAACCATTAATAGAAGAACTATAATCTATCCTGTTATTGGTGGAGGAATACTGGCCTTTACTATTATATCTATAATAATACTTTCTCAGGTTCCATTAGGAATAGAGATTATAGCAGATTTAATACTTTTACTAATGGCCTATTTAATAGTAATTGTAGTAAAGCAAAAAGCTTTAAAAAATATAGAAAAAGCAGTAGTAGAAAAACTATAG
- a CDS encoding ABC transporter ATP-binding protein — translation MAILEISNLKKSYKSGNSNLQVLRNLSLKVEEGEFVSIMGSSGSGKSTLLNCICRYIDYESGLINLKGNDIGKFTEEDLATMRNTNIGFIFQDYMLLDGLNLIENTCVPSIISKMKKTNTMYESMEEKAKNLLNLFGLAEKMDSFPAELSGGQRQRVSIARSLINSPDIILADEPTGNLDSKSANEVIDSFTRIKKDLNTSILMVTHDMYYASYSDKVFILNKGEISKVLVNKGNRKELQDEIVEAFANMDRS, via the coding sequence ATGGCAATATTAGAAATTAGTAATTTAAAGAAAAGTTATAAATCCGGTAATTCAAATTTACAGGTGTTAAGGAATTTATCCTTAAAGGTAGAAGAAGGGGAATTTGTTTCTATAATGGGTTCCAGCGGAAGTGGGAAGTCTACCTTATTAAATTGTATTTGTCGTTATATAGACTATGAATCTGGCCTTATTAATTTAAAGGGTAATGATATTGGAAAATTCACAGAAGAAGATTTAGCAACTATGAGAAATACAAATATAGGTTTTATATTTCAAGACTATATGTTACTAGATGGTTTGAATTTAATAGAAAATACCTGTGTTCCATCAATAATTTCCAAAATGAAAAAAACAAATACCATGTATGAAAGTATGGAGGAGAAGGCAAAGAATCTCTTGAATCTATTTGGTTTAGCAGAAAAAATGGACTCTTTTCCGGCAGAGTTGTCAGGAGGGCAAAGACAAAGGGTTTCAATAGCCAGGTCACTAATTAACAGTCCGGACATTATCTTAGCAGATGAGCCAACAGGAAACTTAGACAGTAAGTCTGCAAATGAAGTAATAGATTCCTTTACAAGAATAAAGAAGGATTTAAACACCAGTATATTAATGGTTACCCATGACATGTACTATGCAAGTTATAGTGACAAGGTGTTTATTTTAAACAAGGGTGAAATAAGTAAGGTCTTAGTTAATAAAGGCAATAGGAAAGAATTACAAGATGAAATTGTAGAAGCCTTTGCAAATATGGACAGGAGTTAA
- a CDS encoding LytR/AlgR family response regulator transcription factor, giving the protein MLRIGICDDSKEASFTTYFGLEKILENRNIEYVIYEFSSGEKFIEWHKKNKNEIDLLFLDIEMPGLNGMETAKLIREENDYLQIVFVTSHPDFVFDGYSVNALSYLLKPAKEEDLNKIITRTLLNLDKNEEEVFTCKNIDGIYRIPKKDILYFYSKARKVICVTRENNYEFYEKLNNIEESIKGNFVRIHQRYLVNSKAVRQIKSDTVLVDNIELPISRTYQDKAVIELSRNLLN; this is encoded by the coding sequence ATGCTTCGTATAGGAATTTGCGACGACTCTAAGGAAGCAAGTTTTACTACTTATTTTGGTCTTGAAAAAATTTTAGAAAATAGAAACATAGAATATGTTATTTATGAATTTTCCAGTGGGGAAAAATTTATAGAGTGGCATAAGAAAAACAAAAATGAAATTGATTTATTGTTTTTAGATATTGAAATGCCGGGACTGAACGGAATGGAAACAGCCAAGCTAATTAGAGAAGAAAACGACTATTTACAAATAGTATTTGTTACAAGTCATCCTGACTTTGTTTTTGACGGCTACTCCGTTAATGCCTTAAGCTACTTGTTAAAACCTGCTAAGGAAGAGGATTTAAATAAGATTATTACAAGAACACTCCTAAACTTAGATAAAAATGAAGAAGAGGTCTTTACCTGTAAGAATATTGATGGAATATACAGAATTCCTAAAAAGGATATCTTATATTTTTATTCAAAGGCTAGAAAGGTAATTTGTGTTACCAGAGAAAATAATTATGAATTTTATGAAAAATTAAATAATATAGAAGAGAGTATTAAGGGAAATTTTGTTAGAATACACCAAAGGTACCTGGTTAATTCAAAGGCAGTAAGGCAAATAAAGTCCGACACAGTTCTTGTTGACAATATTGAACTACCAATTAGTAGAACCTACCAGGACAAGGCTGTAATTGAATTAAGTAGAAATCTTTTAAATTGA